The Nostoc punctiforme PCC 73102 genomic sequence ACAAATTGGACAAAATCGGTGTCTCAAAGACAACACCAACTCACCGCAATTCGCACAGTTAGCTCGAATCGGTGTACCGCAGAGATAACAAAACTTGGCTTTGATATGACTCCACATAGGGTCAACCGCCGCGCCAGGATTCCAACATTGGGGACAAAACTTAACCCCTCTAACCTGAGATACTTCCTCACCCTTGATCACAGCATCAAAATATTCTTGAGGTACGCCAAGTGCGATCGCTAACCCTTGAAGTGTCCTACGATTAATTTTAAGCGTAAGTCCTCGCTCGATTTTCCCGACAGAGCGTCCATGTATACCAGCAGCATCCGCCAACTCAGACTGAGTTAAATTGAGTTTCTTCCTGACCCGTGACACGTAACTAGCAAGGGATTCATCGCTATTGGGAGTTTTAAAAGTATCCATAAAAAGCTCAGGGCTAACTCATAAAAAGATATATAATTTATCAATAAAAAACCAAGCGAGAGAATACAGAAACAACCGTGAAATCGGCTGTAACTTTAGCCACTGTCACGACCGAATTTCTAGAGCGTCCTGGTCTAGCACCAAGTACTAGAGAAACCTATGAACTGACCCTCGGACTTTTACTGCAAAAGTATGGAAGTTGGTCAATAGAAATTATCAGTAAGCAAACATTAGTTGAGTATCTAAATAATCTCAGTCATTTAAAATACACAACACACCACAAGCATCAAGCAATATTACAAAGTTTGCTTAACTTTGCAGTAGAACAAGGGTATATAAAATCCAACCCTATCCGGGGACTAAAACAACGTCTACCTGAAAGAGAGAAAGGCGAACATAAAAGCGACGAGACAATAAGATATCTAACACAATCACAACTAAATATACTATATTCTGCCGTAAAAGATGACTTACGTCTAAGTACGATAGTTCATTTACTGCATCGCACAGGATGCAGAATAGGAGAGCTTTTAGCCCTAAACATAGATTCTGTAGATATCAAGAACCAGAAATTTCAAGTATTAGGTAAAGGCAACAAACAACGCTGGTGTTTTTACAGTGATGACGCAGCCTCAATGCTTGCTAAATACTTGAAATACTCACGGCATCAAAATACGAATGCCTTGTTTACAGCACAACATCCAGTTACCCGAAAAGTAAGTAGAATCAGCTACCATACATTGCATGATTATTGGCGGGAGACAACCAATAAGTATCCACACCTTCAAGGAGTTCGCATTCACGATTTACGACATAC encodes the following:
- a CDS encoding double zinc ribbon domain-containing protein, translated to MDTFKTPNSDESLASYVSRVRKKLNLTQSELADAAGIHGRSVGKIERGLTLKINRRTLQGLAIALGVPQEYFDAVIKGEEVSQVRGVKFCPQCWNPGAAVDPMWSHIKAKFCYLCGTPIRANCANCGELVLSLRHRFCPICGCAYKTPVKTAKIQ
- a CDS encoding tyrosine-type recombinase/integrase encodes the protein MKSAVTLATVTTEFLERPGLAPSTRETYELTLGLLLQKYGSWSIEIISKQTLVEYLNNLSHLKYTTHHKHQAILQSLLNFAVEQGYIKSNPIRGLKQRLPEREKGEHKSDETIRYLTQSQLNILYSAVKDDLRLSTIVHLLHRTGCRIGELLALNIDSVDIKNQKFQVLGKGNKQRWCFYSDDAASMLAKYLKYSRHQNTNALFTAQHPVTRKVSRISYHTLHDYWRETTNKYPHLQGVRIHDLRHTFATERVGLISIEELCSLMGHESIQTTLRYAKVTSQKSESAARHALNILINSDQKADL